From a region of the Frankiales bacterium genome:
- the valS gene encoding valine--tRNA ligase, which yields MSTLAPSTRVPEKPTVDGIEDRWAQVWEEQGTFRFDRSRTREQIYAIDTPPPTVSGSLHVGHVFSYTHTDCIARYQRMRGLEVFYPMGWDDNGLPTERRVQNYFGVRCDPSLPYDPGFEPPAKPDPKNQVAIARRNFVELCERLTVEDEKAFEALWRKLGLSVDWTQNYQTIDARSRAASQRAFLRNLARGEAYQAEAPTLWDVTFRTAVAQAELEDRPREGTYYRIGFPAPDGSRVHIETTRPELLAACVALVAHPDDERYQPLFGSTVRTPLFDVEVPVLAHRLADPEKGSGIAMICTFGDTTDVTWWRELQLPTRPIIGWDGRVLPETPDWLATELGRETYAAIAGATPFTAKERMVAALTEAGYVDGEPRPTVQQVKFYEKGERPLEIVTTRQWYIRNGGRDADLRQRLVERGAELQWHPSYMQARYTSWVEGLNGDWLISRQRFFGVPVPVWYRLDASGTPEYDDPLLPQESQLPIDPSSDVPEGYTEDQRGVPGGFMGDPDIMDTWATSSLSPQIAGGWETDEDLWKRLWPFDLRPQAHEIIRTWLFSSVVRAHLEDDVLPWKHAAISGWIIDNGDGKKMSKSKGNVITPTGLLDQYGADAVRYWAASGRPGTDTAYDEGQMKVGRRLAIKLLNASRFVLAQSSTVPADLSVVTEPLDLAMLAALAQVVDDATAAFDDYNYARALELTEAFFWAFCDDYLELVKDRAYGTRGPEAAESARATLAVSLSVLLRLFAPVLPFVTEEVWSWWQEGSVHRAAWPTRDELEAQGGDPDLVADVAVVLSALRKAKSEAKVSMRTPIAAAVVSGAAVAVARTRAAADDLAAAGVVAELSFLESDDGPLAVAVTLAAADG from the coding sequence ATGAGCACCCTGGCGCCCAGCACGCGCGTTCCCGAGAAGCCGACCGTCGACGGCATCGAGGACCGCTGGGCGCAGGTATGGGAGGAGCAGGGCACCTTCCGCTTCGACCGGTCCAGGACCCGCGAGCAGATCTACGCCATCGACACCCCTCCGCCGACCGTGAGCGGGTCCCTGCACGTCGGGCACGTGTTCTCCTACACGCACACCGACTGCATCGCTCGCTACCAGCGGATGCGCGGGCTCGAGGTCTTCTACCCGATGGGCTGGGACGACAACGGCCTGCCCACCGAGCGCCGGGTGCAGAACTACTTCGGCGTGCGCTGCGACCCGTCGCTCCCCTACGACCCGGGCTTCGAGCCGCCGGCCAAGCCGGACCCGAAGAACCAGGTGGCCATCGCCCGTCGCAACTTCGTCGAGCTGTGCGAGCGGCTCACGGTCGAGGACGAGAAGGCCTTCGAGGCGCTGTGGCGCAAGCTCGGCCTCTCGGTGGACTGGACCCAGAACTACCAGACGATCGACGCGCGCTCGCGCGCCGCGTCGCAGCGCGCGTTCCTGCGCAACCTGGCCCGCGGCGAGGCTTACCAGGCCGAGGCGCCGACGCTCTGGGACGTGACCTTCCGCACCGCGGTGGCCCAGGCTGAGCTCGAGGACCGTCCGCGCGAGGGCACCTACTACCGCATCGGCTTCCCGGCGCCGGACGGCTCGCGCGTGCACATCGAGACGACCCGCCCGGAGCTGCTCGCGGCGTGCGTCGCGCTGGTGGCCCACCCCGACGACGAGCGCTACCAGCCGCTGTTCGGCTCCACCGTGCGCACCCCGCTGTTCGACGTCGAGGTGCCGGTGCTGGCGCACCGCCTGGCCGATCCCGAGAAGGGCTCGGGCATCGCGATGATCTGCACGTTCGGCGACACCACGGACGTCACGTGGTGGCGCGAGCTCCAGCTGCCCACGCGCCCGATCATCGGGTGGGACGGCCGCGTGCTCCCCGAGACGCCGGACTGGCTCGCCACCGAGCTCGGTCGGGAGACCTACGCCGCCATCGCCGGCGCCACGCCGTTCACCGCCAAGGAGCGCATGGTGGCGGCGCTGACCGAGGCCGGCTACGTGGACGGCGAGCCGCGCCCCACGGTGCAGCAGGTGAAGTTCTACGAGAAGGGCGAGCGCCCGCTCGAGATCGTCACCACGCGGCAGTGGTACATCCGCAACGGCGGCCGCGACGCGGACCTGCGTCAGCGCCTCGTCGAGCGCGGCGCCGAGCTCCAGTGGCACCCGTCGTACATGCAGGCCCGCTACACCTCGTGGGTGGAGGGCCTCAACGGCGACTGGCTCATCTCGCGCCAGCGCTTCTTCGGCGTGCCCGTGCCGGTCTGGTACCGCCTCGACGCCAGCGGGACGCCGGAGTACGACGACCCGCTGCTGCCGCAGGAGTCGCAGCTGCCGATCGACCCCAGCAGCGACGTGCCGGAGGGCTACACCGAGGACCAGCGCGGCGTGCCCGGCGGCTTCATGGGCGACCCCGACATCATGGACACCTGGGCCACGTCGTCCCTGTCCCCGCAGATCGCCGGCGGCTGGGAGACCGACGAGGACCTCTGGAAGCGCCTGTGGCCCTTCGACCTCCGCCCTCAGGCGCACGAGATCATCCGCACCTGGCTGTTCTCGTCGGTGGTGCGCGCCCACCTCGAGGACGACGTCCTGCCGTGGAAGCACGCCGCGATCAGCGGCTGGATCATTGACAACGGCGACGGCAAGAAGATGAGCAAGTCCAAGGGGAACGTGATCACCCCGACCGGCCTGCTCGACCAGTACGGCGCGGACGCGGTGCGGTACTGGGCGGCCTCCGGGCGACCGGGCACGGACACCGCCTACGACGAGGGGCAGATGAAGGTCGGCCGCCGGCTGGCCATCAAGCTGCTCAACGCGAGCCGCTTCGTGCTGGCGCAGAGCTCCACCGTGCCCGCGGACCTGTCCGTCGTCACCGAGCCGCTCGACCTCGCGATGCTCGCGGCGCTCGCCCAGGTGGTCGACGACGCGACCGCGGCCTTCGACGACTACAACTACGCCCGCGCGCTCGAGCTGACCGAGGCCTTCTTCTGGGCCTTCTGCGACGACTACCTCGAGCTGGTGAAGGACCGCGCCTACGGCACCCGCGGCCCCGAGGCCGCGGAGTCCGCGCGCGCCACTCTGGCGGTGTCGCTCTCGGTGCTGCTGCGCCTGTTCGCCCCCGTGCTCCCGTTCGTGACCGAGGAGGTCTGGAGCTGGTGGCAGGAGGGCAGCGTGCACCGCGCGGCCTGGCCGACCCGCGACGAGCTCGAGGCGCAGGGCGGCGACCCGGACCTCGTCGCCGACGTCGCCGTGGTGCTCTCGGCGCTGCGCAAGGCCAAGAGCGAGGCGAAGGTGTCGATGAGGACGCCGATCGCCGCCGCCGTGGTGTCCGGTGCGGCCGTGGCGGTGGCCCGCACCCGGGCCGCGGCCGACGACCTCGCGGCCGCCGGCGTCGTGGCGGAGCTGTCGTTCCTCGAGTCCGACGACGGCCCGCTCGCCGTGGCGGTCACCCTGGCCGCGGCGGACGGCTGA
- a CDS encoding dihydrofolate synthase has product MFDRREDDDVEAPLEDLLAPLAEHRDPLYADDDADDGLGPAYDRHDDADDAGEAPPLGEEEAESLLTRYLHLERELTARWPESRIEPTLERVRAVTDLLGEPQAAMPVIHLAGTNGKTSAARMVESLLRSFGLRTGLFTSPHLHSVRERIRIDGEAVDIERFVRVHDDVRPYVDLVDARSTAEGGPALSFFEVMTVLAYATFADAPVDVAVVETGMGGTWDATNVADGTVAVITPVSYDHMDYLGSDLAAIAGEKAGIIKPGAMVVLSAQEPEAAEVLLRRALEQGATVAREGVEFGVVDRTPAVGGQLLSLQGPAGRYDEVFLPLFGAHQAANAAAAIAAVEAFLGGGGEPLNADLVRAGFAAVESPGRLEVVRRSPTVVVDAAHNPHGAAALAAAVSDSFDFTELVGVVAVLADKDARGLLEALEPVLAHVVVSRSSSPRALGVADLEALATEVFGADRVSSAPRLSDAIERAVALADAAAADLGGTGVLVTGSVVTAAEARALLGRAEA; this is encoded by the coding sequence ATGTTCGACCGTCGTGAGGACGACGACGTCGAGGCCCCCCTCGAGGACCTGCTCGCCCCCCTGGCCGAGCACCGCGACCCGCTGTACGCCGACGACGACGCCGACGACGGGCTCGGCCCGGCCTACGACCGGCACGACGACGCGGACGACGCCGGCGAGGCGCCCCCGCTCGGCGAGGAGGAGGCCGAGAGCCTCCTGACCCGCTACCTCCACCTCGAGCGCGAGCTCACCGCCCGCTGGCCGGAGTCGCGGATCGAGCCCACCCTCGAGCGGGTCCGGGCGGTCACCGACCTGCTGGGCGAGCCGCAGGCGGCCATGCCGGTGATCCACCTGGCCGGCACCAACGGCAAGACGTCGGCGGCCCGCATGGTGGAGTCGCTGCTGCGCTCGTTCGGGCTGCGCACCGGCCTGTTCACCAGCCCGCACCTGCACAGCGTCCGGGAGCGCATCCGGATCGACGGCGAGGCCGTGGACATCGAGCGCTTCGTGCGCGTGCACGACGACGTGCGCCCCTACGTGGACCTCGTCGACGCGCGCAGCACCGCGGAGGGCGGCCCGGCGCTGTCGTTCTTCGAGGTGATGACCGTCCTGGCCTACGCCACCTTCGCCGACGCCCCGGTGGACGTCGCCGTCGTCGAGACCGGCATGGGCGGCACCTGGGACGCCACGAACGTGGCCGACGGCACGGTCGCGGTGATCACGCCGGTCTCCTACGACCACATGGACTACCTGGGGTCGGACCTGGCCGCCATCGCGGGGGAGAAGGCCGGGATCATCAAGCCCGGCGCGATGGTGGTGCTGTCCGCGCAGGAGCCGGAGGCGGCCGAGGTGCTGCTGCGCCGCGCGCTGGAGCAGGGCGCCACGGTCGCCCGCGAGGGCGTCGAGTTCGGCGTCGTCGACCGCACGCCGGCGGTGGGCGGCCAGCTGCTGAGCCTCCAGGGCCCGGCCGGGCGCTACGACGAGGTCTTCCTGCCGCTGTTCGGCGCGCACCAGGCGGCCAACGCCGCGGCCGCGATCGCCGCGGTGGAGGCGTTCCTCGGCGGCGGCGGCGAGCCGCTCAACGCGGACCTCGTGCGCGCCGGCTTCGCCGCCGTGGAGTCCCCGGGCCGGCTCGAGGTCGTGCGCCGGTCGCCCACCGTCGTCGTGGACGCCGCCCACAACCCGCACGGCGCCGCCGCCCTCGCGGCGGCGGTGTCGGACTCCTTCGACTTCACCGAGCTGGTGGGCGTGGTCGCCGTCCTGGCCGACAAGGACGCCCGCGGGCTGCTCGAGGCGCTCGAGCCGGTGCTGGCGCACGTGGTGGTCTCGCGCAGCTCCTCGCCCCGGGCGCTGGGCGTGGCCGATCTCGAGGCGCTGGCCACCGAGGTGTTCGGCGCCGACCGCGTGAGCTCGGCCCCGCGCCTGTCCGACGCGATCGAGCGGGCGGTGGCGCTCGCGGACGCCGCGGCCG